TCGCGTGCGACTCGAACCTGGTGCACTACCGCGAGCTGACCATCGTCGGCGCCAACGGTTCCAGCCCCGCGCACAACGCCGAGGCACTCCGGCTGATCGCCACCGGCGCGGTGCCGGTCGCCGACCTCATCACCCACCGGCTCCCGCTCGACCAGGCGATCGATGCCCTCGGCATCGTCGCCCGGGGCGAGGCCATCAAGGTCACCATCGAGCCCTGAGCCGTCCGGACCGAGTCGAAGAGGGAGAGCATCATGCCCATGCGTACGGTCGCCGTTGGATCCGCCAGCGGCCTACACGCCCGCCCGGCGGCGCTGTTCGTCGCCGCCGCCGCGGCGCAGCCGGTCCGGGTGACCATCCGGGTCGGCGACAAGCGGCCGGTGCCGGCCAACAGCATGCTCTCGGTGCTCTCCCTCGGCGCCAAGCGCGGCACCGAGGTCGTCATCGAGGCCGAGGGGGAGGGGGCCGACACCGCACTCGACGCCCTCGCCGACCTGCTCGCCCGGGACCTCGACGCGGAGGAGCAGGCCGATGCCTGAACCGTCATCCCCGGCGCCGCTGCGCGGCATCGGGGTCAGCCCCGGCGCCGCCGCCGGCCCCGTGCTCTGGGTCGGCGAGGTGCCCACCCTGCCTGCCCCGACCGTGGTGCCGGATCCGGTGGCGGAGGCCGACCGGGCGGTGGCCGCGCTCGCCACGGTCGTCACCGAACTGGGCCGACGGGCCGACCGGGCCCGCGAGCAGACCGTTGCCGACGTGCTCCGGGCCCAGGCCATGATGGCCGACGACCCGGTCCTCGCCGACTCCTTACGCGCCGAGGTGGCCGCCGGGCAGGACGCCCCGCACGCCATCGACACCGCGTTCGCCGGCTACCGGGCGGTGTTCGAAGCTGCCGGCGGTTACCTGGCCGAACGGGTGGCCGACCTGGACGACCTGCGGGACCGGGCGATCGCCGTCTGCCTCGGGCGGCCGATGCCCGGCGTGCCCTCGCCCGGCCACCCGTACGTGCTCGCGGCCCGGGATCTCGCCCCGGCCGACACGGTCGACCTCGACCCGGAGCAGGTCGTCGCGCTGGTGACCGAGGTCGGCGGACCGACCAGCCACACCGCGATCCTGGCCCGCGCGCTGGAACTGCCGGCGGTGGTCGGCTGCGCCGACCTGCGGGACCTCACCGAGGGCACGACGGTGCTGGTCGACGGGACCACCGGGCTGGTCGAGAGCGGGCTCGACGCCCCCACCCTGGCGGCCCGCGTCTCCGCCGCCGCCCGCGCCGCCGACGTGGGCGCGGTCTCCGGACCCGGCCGTACGACGGACGGTCATCCGGTGGCGCTGCTGGCCAACGTCGGATCGGCCCGGGAGGTACCGGCGACCGGCAACGCCGAGGGCGTCGGCCTGTTCCGGACCGAGTTGCTCTTCCTCGACCGGACCCGTGAACCCGGCCCGGACGAGCAGACGGCGGCGTACCGCGAGGTGTTCAGCCGGATGGGCGGGCGTCGGGTGGTGATCCGTACGCTCGACGCCGGCGCGGACAAGCCGCTGCCGTTCCTGCACCAGGCGCCGGAGCCGAACCCGGCGCTCGGGGTCCGGGGGCTGCGGGTGGCCCGGCGGCAGCCGGCGGTGCTGCGTACGCAGCTCGAGGCGATCGCCCGCGCGGCCAACGACACCGGCGCGGACGTCTGGGTGATGGCGCCGATGGTGGCCACCCGGGCCGAGGCGGCCGGTTTCGCCGAGGCGGTCCGGGCGGCCGGGTTGCCGAAGGCCGGGGTGATGGTCGAGGTGCCCGCGGCGGCGCTGCGCGCGGCGCAGCTCCTCGAGGTGGTCGACTTCCTCAGCATCGGCACGAATGACCTGAGCCAGTACACCTTCGCCGCCGATCGGCACTCCGGCGACCTGGCCGAACTGCTCGACCCGTGGCAGCCCGCACTGCTGCGGCTGATCGCCGACGCGGCGGCCGCCGGGCGGGCGGCGGGCAAGCCGGTCGGGGTCTGTGGCGAGGCGGCGGCGGACCCGTTGCTCGCACCCGTCCTGGCCGGGCTCGGTGTCACCAGCCTCTCCATGTCGGGCCCGGCCCTGCGGCCGGTTCGGGCGGCGCTCGCCGAGCGGACGTTTGCCGAATGCGAGCGGTTGGCGAAGCTCGCGCTCGACGCCGACGACCCCCGCCACGCCCGGACCCTGGTCGGCGCCGCCTGACCGACGGGCACCACACCGGAACGGGAACGGGGTCACCGGCGCGCCGCCGCCGTCGTACGATGAGCCCACCTGCATCGATGACTTACGATCTTCGGGGGGATCAATGGTCGACCAGCCGGTACGTCGTGTCTTCGCGCCGCCGCAGTCCGGGGCAGCGCACCCGGACCAGCCGCCGCCCCCGAATCCCGCGCGGCTCACCGCGGTGGCGTCCGGTTTCATGACCGCCAAGGCGCTCTTTGTCGCCGCCGAGGTCGGCCTCTTCGCCGCCCTACCCGCCGAGGGCGCGACGGCGCGGACGATCGCCGACCGGTGCCAGCTCCCGGTCCGCAGCGCCCGCGCGCTCGCCGATCTGCTGGTCGCCACCGGCCTGCTCGAACACGACGGCGAGCGTTACCGCAACGCCGCCGACGCCGAGGCGTTCCTCGCCGGCCGGGGGCCACTGGACATGCGTCCCATGCTGACCTACTGGGACACGGTCAGTTACCCGGCCTGGACCCGGGCCTCCACCGCGTTCCGTACCCGGCAGGGTGTCCGGGCCGACCTCAGCGACGCGCAGACCCAGGCGTACGAGGCGTCGGTCGCCCTGGTGACCGCGGAGACGGCCGCCGACCTCGCCGGGGCCTACGACTTCGGGCCGCACCGGCGGGTGCTCGACATCGGCGGCGGTCTCGGTACGTTCGCCAAGCCCATCCTGGCCAGCTACCCGCAGCTGACCGCCACCCTGGTCGACCTGCCCGAGGTGGTGGCGGTAGCACAGGGGGAAATCGCCGACGACGTGCTCGCGCAGCGGCTCGACCTGCTCGGCTGCGACGTGTTCACCGACCCTCTGCCGGTCGGACACGACGTGGTGGTCGTGGCGAACTTTCTGCACCTTTTCTCGCCGGAACGCAACATCGAACTGCTCTCCCGGCTGGCCAAGGTGGTCGCACCGGAGGCCCGGCTGCTGCTGGTCGACTGGTGGCGCGACGCGGCGGCACCCCATCCGGCGACCCGTCTCGGATCGGGTGAGTTCCTGATGATCAGCGGTGGTGACACGTACGAGGCGAGCGAGGTGACACAGTGGCTCGAGGCGAGTGGTTGGGCGCTCGTGGCGCACCTGCCGCTGGCGGCGCCGGCCGGACTGATCGTCGCCGAGTCGACGGTTGCCGGGGCGCTGGAACCCTGACGGGGAACGGACTGCGGGACAGGGCAGCGACCGACCGTTGCCCTTCCCACCGGGGGACAAGGTCCGGCACCCTCGTCGATCACTCACTCAGCTAGCATGGCCGGGTTCTCAGGTGGCTGCTGAAACGAGGCGACATGCGGTGGTTCCGGTCTCTGCTGGGTAAAAGGCAGGTCCAGCACGATCCGAGCCGGCAGGAGTCAATGCTTCAGGACGTCCGGCACCGCTTCGGTGGTGCCGTGCAGGTCCGGTTTGCCGACCAGGTCGACGCGGTGACGCGGTTGCTGGAGGGCGACGACGGCGTGGTCGTCGCGGCCAGGATCGTCGCCGAGGTCGCCGACCAGGCCCATGGTGAACTTCTCGCCCAGGCTGGCGATCTGTACCGGCGTACCGGTCACCGGCTCGAGGTCGACCGCCGGAACTACCGGCCGTTGTGGAGGGTGGCCGGACCGCAGCTGCGGTCTCCACTGTTCGCATTGCCGGGTGGCTTCCATCCGTACGTGCAGGTGGCTGCGGCTGTCGCGGTTGTCGGCGAGCGGGCGCCCCGGCTGGTCCGGATGGCTGACCCGTACCCGCTGCTGGCGCACGTGTTCGAGGTACTCGACCTGACCGCCG
The Micromonospora pisi DNA segment above includes these coding regions:
- a CDS encoding HPr family phosphocarrier protein, encoding MPMRTVAVGSASGLHARPAALFVAAAAAQPVRVTIRVGDKRPVPANSMLSVLSLGAKRGTEVVIEAEGEGADTALDALADLLARDLDAEEQADA
- the ptsP gene encoding phosphoenolpyruvate--protein phosphotransferase, which encodes MPEPSSPAPLRGIGVSPGAAAGPVLWVGEVPTLPAPTVVPDPVAEADRAVAALATVVTELGRRADRAREQTVADVLRAQAMMADDPVLADSLRAEVAAGQDAPHAIDTAFAGYRAVFEAAGGYLAERVADLDDLRDRAIAVCLGRPMPGVPSPGHPYVLAARDLAPADTVDLDPEQVVALVTEVGGPTSHTAILARALELPAVVGCADLRDLTEGTTVLVDGTTGLVESGLDAPTLAARVSAAARAADVGAVSGPGRTTDGHPVALLANVGSAREVPATGNAEGVGLFRTELLFLDRTREPGPDEQTAAYREVFSRMGGRRVVIRTLDAGADKPLPFLHQAPEPNPALGVRGLRVARRQPAVLRTQLEAIARAANDTGADVWVMAPMVATRAEAAGFAEAVRAAGLPKAGVMVEVPAAALRAAQLLEVVDFLSIGTNDLSQYTFAADRHSGDLAELLDPWQPALLRLIADAAAAGRAAGKPVGVCGEAAADPLLAPVLAGLGVTSLSMSGPALRPVRAALAERTFAECERLAKLALDADDPRHARTLVGAA
- a CDS encoding methyltransferase, which translates into the protein MVDQPVRRVFAPPQSGAAHPDQPPPPNPARLTAVASGFMTAKALFVAAEVGLFAALPAEGATARTIADRCQLPVRSARALADLLVATGLLEHDGERYRNAADAEAFLAGRGPLDMRPMLTYWDTVSYPAWTRASTAFRTRQGVRADLSDAQTQAYEASVALVTAETAADLAGAYDFGPHRRVLDIGGGLGTFAKPILASYPQLTATLVDLPEVVAVAQGEIADDVLAQRLDLLGCDVFTDPLPVGHDVVVVANFLHLFSPERNIELLSRLAKVVAPEARLLLVDWWRDAAAPHPATRLGSGEFLMISGGDTYEASEVTQWLEASGWALVAHLPLAAPAGLIVAESTVAGALEP